Genomic segment of Proteobacteria bacterium CG1_02_64_396:
CTCGGCAATTGCTCCTGCATTGCTCTACCTCCTGCATCCATGCAGTCGTGCGCCGGCGGGTAATCGGTCCAAATTTCCCCGGTTTTTCGTCACATAGACGCCACTATGATCCTCAAAACCGTGAAAATTTGGCCTCGATTCCCCACTCGGCTCGCTACGGACGCTCAAGCCCGACAGACTCCTAGCCATCGCCCGTCGAATCGGGCTTTTTTAAAGGAACCAGGCGACCGGCACCCGATGCTCTCCTCCCTCAAATCCATCCTCTACCGCGTGCTCGAAGACCCCGCCAGCCGGGCCAAGCGGATCTTCGATTGGGCCATGATGCTGGTCGTGACCGCCTCGATTGTTGCACTGATCCTCAGCCTCGACCCCTCCCTTCCCCCCGCCGACCGTGAGCGATTGTTTCTGCTCGACGATCTCTTCATCGCCCTGTTCGCCACCGAATATCTGCTACGTCTGTGGGTCTGCTCCAACTTCGGGGTCGATTACCGCCGCGCCATCAAACGGCTGCACCGCCGCTGGCCCGAACGGGGCGGTGTCTGGCAGCGTTGGGAGGCGCTCAAGACGGCGTTGCATCCCAAGTGGGTGTGGATGCGCCAGCCGCTGTCGATCATCGACCTGATCGCCATCCTGCCCTACTTCCGCCCCTTGCGGATGTTCCGGGTTTTGGTCGTCTTCCGGGTTCTCAAACTGCTGCGCTATTCCCGGGATCTGGCCTTCCTGGGCGGGATTCTGCGGGAACGGGCCTTCGAACTGCTCGCCCTGGCGACCGTGGTCGCCCTGGTCTGGGCGATGGTCGCCATCGGCTTCTATTCGGTCGAGATGGGGAGCAACCCCACCGTCGATTCGATTTGGAAAGCCTTCTGGTGGGCCATCGTCACCATCACCACCGTCGGCTACGGCGATATCGTCCCGGTCACCCTGGCGGGCAAGGCGGTCGGGGTGGTGGCGATGATCTTCGGCATCGGGGTCTTCGCCTTTTTCACCTCGATCATCGCCTCGGCCCTGACCGAACGGCTCATCACCTTGAAGGAGCACCATATGGAGCGCCGCATCGAGACCTTGCACGACCACATGATCGTCTGCGGCTTGGGCGACCTGGGCCGCACCGTCTGCCAAACCCTGCTCGACGAGGGAACCCCCTTTGTGGTGATCGACAAGAATCCGCAACGGGTGGCGCGGGCGGTCCAGGATGGCTGGACCGCGGTCGAGGGGGACGCCAGCGATGGCGCCATCTGGACCAAGGTGGGGCTCGACAAGGCGCGGGGGGTGATCAGCGCCATCGGCGACGAAGCGACCAACGTCTACCTGATTCTGACGGTACGCGAACATGCTCCCGGCATCTTCATCGTCGCCCGCAGCGGCACCGCCGCCTCGGAACAACGACTGCGCAAGGTGGGGGCCAACCGGGTGATCTCCCCCGCGTTGCTCGGGGGGGTGCAGATGGCCCACACCGCCCTGCGCCCCTCGGCGAGCAACTTCTTCGATCTGGTGCTGCACAAAACCAACGTCGACCTCTCGGTCGAGGAGCTGACCATCCCCAAAGGGGGAAACTTCGACGGGATGAAGCTGCGCGACAGCCGCATCCGCGAAGACTTCGAGGTCATGGTGGTCGGCATCGTCGAGGTCAACAAAGCGCTGCAATTCAGCCCCTCCCCCAACACCGAAATCAACGCCGGCGACGTCTTGATCTGCCTGGGCAATTTGGACAATCTCGAACGGCTGAGGCGGGCGATTCGGGGGTAGTTTCGAGCAGCAATGCCCCCCTTCATTCTTGAATAACTGGAGTCGGCCGCATGAGTTACGCCCGTCACCTGCCCTACAACGACCTCCCCCTGATCCCCCCTGTTGCAGAGCTCGAAACACGGGCGGTCCTCAAGCAGGCCATCGCCGCCAATCGCAACCTTGCCGATTTGCGCGGACTGGCCCGGCAGATCCCCAACCCACGCCTGCTGATTAACAGCATCGTGCTGCAAGAGGCGCGGTTGTCGTCCCAGATCGAGAACATCGTCACGACCAACGACGAGCTGTTCCGAGCCGCCGCCGACCCCGAGAGACACGCCGATCCCCACACCAAAGAGGTTCTACGTTATCGACAGGCGCTGTGGTTCGGATTCGACGCCCTGCAACAGCGCCCCCTGTCCACCAACCTCTTTGTCGAGATCGTGCGCATCATCAAAAGCAGCAACTACGACGTGCGCCGCGCCACCGGTACCACACTCATCAATCAGAACGACGGATCGGTGCTGTACACCCCACCCGAGGGGGAGACGGTGATCCGTGACAAACTGACCAACCTTGAACGGTTCATCCATGCCCACGAGGGGGTGGGTGAAGGGCTCGACCCCTTGGTGAAACTGGCGGTGCTCCACTACCAGTTCGAGGCGATCCACCCCTTCCCCGACGGCAACGGAAGAACAGGGCGAATCCTCAATATTCTCTATTTGGTCGAGCAGGGGCTGCTCGATCTGCCCATCCTGTTTTTGTCCCACTACATCCTTCACAACAGGCCCGTTTACTACGAGCGACTGCGGCAGGTCACCGAAGAGGGGGGGTGGGAGGCTTGGATCCTCTTTATGCTGGAGGCTGTAGCGCAAACCTCGAAACAGACTGCGGAGCGAATCTCCCGAATTGTGGTTTTGATGGAGGAGGTGCGGCTTCGGGTTCAAACCGAATCGCCCCGGATCTACAGCAAGGATTTGATCGAAGCGATCTTCATGCACCCCTACTGCAAGATCCGTTTTTTAGAGGAATCGGGGATCGCCAAGCGGCAGACCGCCTCGGGTTATCTGCGCACCCTGGCCGATCTGGGGGTACTGCGCCCCCTCAAAATCGGGAAGGAGTGGTACTACATCAACGATGCCTTGCTCGGGGCTTTGGTGGATGCTTGATTCCAGTACATGGGTTGACGCTGTAAACACATCGTTTATATGTGTTTAATTTTTAGATTAATTTAGACATATAAAGTCCGTTCATGGGGCCGTCTTCCGCCAACTCAAGCGTGCGACTTGATCGAACACAACACGGTTGTTGAGGTATTTCCTTTCTTGGGGGGGTTATGTGTTTTAGAACCGGATGGATTCTTCGAATCGGGGCCCCGTTGCTCCCCTTGCTCCTCACCGCCTGCGCCACCACCCCACCCCCCCCCAGCAAACCCTGGAACAAACCATCCCCACCACCATGGCCAACCTGCGCGGCCATCAGGCCCTCTACAACGAGGGGTGGTTGGTCATCACCTCGACCCAACAGGCGCTGGCCCAAGCGCGGGAGGAGGCGGTCGAGTCCTCGGCCATGGCCATTGCGGCAGCCACCGGAGCAATCAGGCGCGATACCGCCGCCTTCACCGCCTCGTTCCAAAACAATCTGAGCGCAGGGATCGACACCGCCTCTGGACTGCACGCAACCGGCAGTCGGCTGCGCCGCGATCTCTTCGCCGGGACCGACGCATGGGCCGCCTACCAACGCAAGCTGGGGATGGAGTCTCTGCAAGGGGTTTGGAACAGCCTCATCAAAGGCAACCTGAGTTTGGGAATCCGTAGCCAGGCCGACCGGGAGGCGCTGATGGCGATCCCCGGCGGCTACTTCAGCGAACTGAAAGAGGATTTCGGCAACATCTACGATTTGACCGCCTGGATGAACACCGACTTCGCCACCCCCATCGCCAAGGCCTGGGATACCGCCTTCGAGCGGGCTGCCACGAGTTTCGACGCCGCCTATCGCCGCTCGGGGCAAGCGGGCAACTCCCTGGCAGGGTTGGGCGATCTGCTGGTCGGCTACTTCGACGCCCTCTACGAAGGGGCGGTGCAGCCCTCGGCCAAAACGTTGGTCACCACCGTCAAGAAGGGGGTGGGGACGGCGGCGCAGGCGGTGTTTTTGCCCACCGCCACAGCGGTGGCCATCACCGGGCGGACCGTCGAGGCGGTGGGGATGAGCGTCTACTACACCGGCAAGCTCGGGGTCGAGATCGTCGCCCCCACCGTCGAGGCGGGGCTGTTGGGGGGGCTGTCGCTGCTCTCGTTCGGAACCCTGCCGGTCACCTACACCGCCGGTTATTCGGCCGGGGCGCTCAATCAGGTCGCCTTCACCGCCTCCGCCCCGGTGGCCGCGACCGCCACGACGGCGGGGGGGGCGGTGCTCGATGCGGCCAAGTACGTTGCCTTTGTGACCTATGACGCCCTGGCCGGAACCACCGAGGTGGCGATTCATGAGGCGACCGCCGGGGTGGTGCTGGGCTACAACGCCCTGACCGCCCTGCCGGTCCACGCCCTGATGGGGGCGGTCGACACCGCGGTCTTCCTGGCCTGGGACGGCCCCCGGTTGGTGGTCGCCATGGCCCAGGGCAAGGTGGGCGGTGGGGAAGAAACCCTGTCGGTGGGCGATCTGCCGGTCGGCTCGGTGGTCGACCTGCAATCCCTGCGCGATCAAGGGATTGCGGTGAAAACCCTGAGCGACGACCCCGAGACGGTGCAGACCATCTTGCAAAAACTCCCCGACGATTTGCGGCAGTAAGGAGCCATGGATATGAACCGACCTTCTATCTTCCCTCTTCTGTTGGCCCTGTCGCTGACCGCCTGCGCCCACCCCGCCCCCGACGATCCGCTGGTCAACACCAAAACCCTGGTCCGCGAGGGACACCTGTCGCTTTACGAAAACGGCGCTTTCCACGTCCCCCACACCTCCATCGCCCTGATTCCCCCCGGTCCCGACGCCCTCGAACTGGCCCAAGAGATGATGGGGATGAAGGCGCGTGAGTCCTTCCTCACCGCCCTGAAACAGGCCCAGGAGTCGGTCTACATCATCCCCGAGGGGACGGCGCTGAGCCTTGAATACGCGGGGAAAATTCAAACCCTAGGCACTGCGGGGGGCGAGGCGGTGACCGACGTGACCCGCCCCCTGGGGATGCTGCTGATCGACCGTTCCTCCGATCTGATCGGCGATTCGGCGGTCGATTCGTGGCGCTTTGGCAAAGAGCTCGCCGAGGAGATGGGGCAATTCGGCATCGTCTTGAGCCGCGATGCGGTCGAGCGGGGAGCCATGCTCGCCGATGCAGGGATGGACCTTGGCCGCACCATCGTGGCCAGCAGCGGCGAGCTGGCTCAAAGGCTTTCGGCAGGTTCCATTGAGGCGAGCGGCGAAAGCCTCGATTTTGCCTGGAGCAGCTTCGTCGACGGCTACCTGGCACTGCCTGAAAACCTGGCCCAGAGGGGTAGCGACGTCGCCGATAGCATTGATCTCACCCAGTTCGAACAGGGGTTTACCCAGGCCAACGAGCTGCGGGCCGAGTATTCCGAAACCTTCACCGACCTCTTCGGACAGGCGCTTGAGCAATACGGCGACGATGTCGCCAGCGATTTCGCCCAAGCGGGCAAGGAGTTCGACGAAAACCTCGATGCTACCGGGTTGGGACTGGCCTCCATCAAGGCGATGCGTTGGGTGTTGCAGGGGGTCTTCTGGGACGGACTCATCAAACCTCTGGCCCAGATGGGCACCTCCTCGGTCGGCTATCTGGCGGTCAACACCGTTGCCTTCCCGGTTTTGGTGGTGTGGAACGAGGGGATGGCGACCACCACGATGGCGGTTGAGGTCACCTGGCACACCGGCGGCATGGCCTACGACATCGTCGCCCCCACCGCCACCGCCGCCCTGGCGGGGGTCTACAGTCTGCTCCAGGTAACAGGCGGCCAAGCTGCCGCCACCACCGTTGGGGTCACCGGCGCGGTGGCCGGTAGCGCCGCCATTGCGACGGGGCAGGCGACCGGGCGGTTGACCCAGGGGGTCGGCTACCTGACCGGGCAAACGATCCGCTACGTCGGGGTGCCGCTCACCGCAGTGGGCGCCACGGTCGGCAAGGGGAGTGTCGGTGTGGTGGGGGGCGCGGTGGGGGCCGCTGCCGGGGCCACCGTCATGGTGGCGGGCGAGGGGGCAAGCCTGGCCAGCAAGGGGTTCGGCACCGTTTTGGCGGGGAGCACCGCCGTGGTCGGCACCGCCGCCTCGACCCTCGCCGGCGCGGGCTTAGGGATTTATTCCCTATCGAAAGCGGTGGTCGTCCCCCCCACCTACGAACTCGGGGGCGGGGTGGTGCTGGGCTACGGCACGATCAGCCATCTGGCGGCCCACTCGGTATTGGCGGTAAGCGACGCCGCCTATTTGGTGTTGTCGCTGGAGGGGCCGCGCTGGGTGATCTATGCCGTGCAGGGCAACCTGGGCAAAGGGGCCGACCTACCCCCCGGGGCGGTGCTCGATCTGAAAAAGATGCAACAGGCCGGGGAGGAAATCCGCTATCTGCCGGTATCGCAGGAGGAGATGAACGCTGTGGTGCAGGGAGAGGTCGGGGATCTACCGGTGCTGCCCCAGGAGGCCACCGCCCCCTGAAGCCGAGGCCCGGTGGGGGTGTGCGGCGGAGGCGGGGGGTCCGGAGGATGGGCAAGCAAACAGTGCGATTTCGCCCCCCATTCGCGGACAGAAGCCCGCCCCAACAAGCCCCCACCCATCCCTCACCCTTGCCTGTAGAAGGTGATTTCTGCCGCTGATTAGGTGTCGCCTTTTGGAGGGCCACGCTCCGTCGTGGCCGTTTTTTATTTGTGGGGCGAAGGGGGAGTGCGGCGTAGCGCGTTCCTGCTGGGGCACTTGGCACGGGCGGATCTTAGGGCGCCGGGTCGCCTCTTCATTCGCGGTCGGGGACCGCTCCTACAGGCAAATGGCGATGTGACCGGGGTCCCCGGAGCTTGTGGGAGGCCACTTCTGTGGCCGAAGCGAAGCCGATGTCGTGCCTAGCGGGAAACGGCAAGAAAGAACCGGCGTCGGGAAGCCCCCCCATTCGCGGCCAGAAGTCCGCTCCCACAAAACCCACCAACCTAGGAGTCTGTCGGGCTTGAGCGTCCGTAGCGAGCCGAGTGGGGAATCGAGGCCAAATTTTCACGGTTTTGAGGATCATAGTGGTGGCTATGTGACGAAAAACCGGGGAAATTTGGACCGATTACCCGCCGGCGCAGTAGGACGATCTCAAGTCCGACAGACTCCTAGCGCACCCCCGCCACCTTCATCGCCCGCCATTGGGGATCGAGCACGAAGTCTTCCCCCAACCGCGCCGCCAGGGGTTGAATTCGGCTGCGCACCTCGGGAATCAGATAGGGGATGGCGGGGCCGAATCCCCATACCGGGCCGGGCCAGGCGGGGTCGTCCTCGAAACGGGCGATGTGGTGCACATGCAGCTGCGGCACCATGTTGCCCAAAGCGGCAACGTTGATGCGGGTGGGGTGCAGAGTGGCTCGGATGGCGCGGGAGAGCAGGGAGGACTCCCGAATCAGGGCGATCTGGTCTTCCTGGCTCAGATCCTGAATTTCGGAAACCCCCTCCCGGTCGGGAACCAGGATGAACCAGGGGTAGGTGCGATCGTTCATGAGCAGCAAACGGCTCAGAGGAAAACGGCCCAGGCTGTAGGTGTCGGCAGCCAGGCGGGGGTGTAGATCTGCCACGGGGACTCCTTTCGAAACACTCCATCAAAAAGCCCCCGCGCCGGTTGGCGCAGGGGCTTTGGTTTTTTACCGGTACAGGCAGAGGTAGGCGGTCTCGACGGTGCAGCGCGCCCCGAATTTCTGCCCCGCCTCGACCACAAACGACTCGTGCTGGGCGATGGGGGTCCAGTTGTCGTCGCCCGGCAGCTTAACCTCTAAGGCGCCGCTGGTGACCGACATGATCTCTTGGCTGGAGGTACCGAACTCGTACTCCCCCGGCGCCATCACCCCAATGGTGGCCGGGCCCTCGGCGGTCGAAAACCCCAGCGATTTCACCTT
This window contains:
- a CDS encoding addiction module protein; translation: MSYARHLPYNDLPLIPPVAELETRAVLKQAIAANRNLADLRGLARQIPNPRLLINSIVLQEARLSSQIENIVTTNDELFRAAADPERHADPHTKEVLRYRQALWFGFDALQQRPLSTNLFVEIVRIIKSSNYDVRRATGTTLINQNDGSVLYTPPEGETVIRDKLTNLERFIHAHEGVGEGLDPLVKLAVLHYQFEAIHPFPDGNGRTGRILNILYLVEQGLLDLPILFLSHYILHNRPVYYERLRQVTEEGGWEAWILFMLEAVAQTSKQTAERISRIVVLMEEVRLRVQTESPRIYSKDLIEAIFMHPYCKIRFLEESGIAKRQTASGYLRTLADLGVLRPLKIGKEWYYINDALLGALVDA